The following coding sequences lie in one Anoplolepis gracilipes chromosome 4, ASM4749672v1, whole genome shotgun sequence genomic window:
- the Top2 gene encoding DNA topoisomerase 2 isoform X2, which yields MTAFSRHIFQSSLQRGRLLRYLKRQSVKMSTAMENGAGDGKPGAKQKTIEGIYQKKSQLEHILLRPDTYIGSVEPVTEMMWVFDKEKDMMVMKDIKYVPGLYKIFDEILVNAADNKQRDPKMDMIKIDIDSENNTISVWNNGKGIPVVIHKEENMYVPTMIFGHLLTSSNYDDEEEKVTGGRNGYGAKLCNIFSHRFTVETATKEYRKCLKQTWGNNMGKASEPRIKEYHGEDFTKVTFSPDLTKFKMQSLDNDIVALMSRRAYDVAASSKGVKVYLNGSRIPVKNFKDYVDFYIKGKEDDVGNPLKIVYENCGPRWEVALTLSDKGFQQMSFVNSIATTKGGRHVDHVTELIVKQLIETLKKKNKAGVAIKPFQIKNHLWIFINCLINNPTFDSQTKENMTLQARSFGSKCTLTDKFIASITKIGVVEAVLSWAKFKADSQLEKLGSKSKQRKLHGIPKLEDANDAGTAKSLECTLILTEGDSAKTMAVSGIASIGRDKYGIFPLRGKMLNVREATHKQILENAEINNLIKILGLQYKKKYETRDDLKTLRYGKMMIMTDQDQDGSHIKGLLINFIHHNWPSLLKLNFVEEFITPIVKATKGSQTLSFFSLPEFEAWKKDTENFHTYKIKYYKGLGTSTAKEAKEYFENMARHRIRFRYEGERDDQNIIMAFSKKCVDQRKDWLMNHMNETKRRKEIGLGERYLYEKDTRTVSFSDFINVELVLYSNYDNVRSIPNMIDGFKPGQRKVMFTCLKRNDKREVKVAQLAGSVAEHSAYHHGETSLMATIINLAQNFVGSNNINLLQPIGQFGTRLAGGKDAASPRYIFTMLSPLARYIFHKHDDALLKHEYDDNQKIEPVYYVPVMPMVLVNGADGIGTGWMTKIPNYNPREIIENLHRMMEGADPKPMSPYYKNFKGVVESCGDYRYVISGEISVIGPDKLEITELPIGTWTQTYKETVLEPMLHGTDKTPAVITDYKEYNTDTAVHFIVILNRDKLLELERDGLHKAFKLQTTMTITSMCAFDENLCLNKYDRVVQILKGFYKLRLEMYHKRKDYLEGILKAESAKLSNQARFILEKCDGTLVIENKKKKDMIAELVRRNYDSDPVIVWKLSQNREQVLEEVAGGNDDESTPTAIAIEKENFDYLLGMTMWSLTKEKKDELLRQRDEKIGELKRLQARTPISLWKEDLDNLLAELNKLEEKELKEEKKTKQNEKKPPSRFYKNEDTRRIIPVIDVELKKKIEKADIVSKDKKEGIVKKPRIKKEAISGEEKNEFDALVDSNFKPLDQRIGMSPEKLEKKIAAKKGLKQSTLQFKPIKKGAKKKFNDSDESDNSIDFGSISPLPQRSSRRAAAKKDYTYEDSDDNSQDIFGPSSDSEQVPKKKDSVVVLSDSDDNFKPSKKPPQPTPTSEELFDSLVGNSSLETSQQKPVSSSGEDSPVKFTPPKKAPAKKKTENGKGTKRKAKKKSKSSDDSDSEEIFTKQNITKKKKKKSDSDEDALTDDSPLPPPRKVVGRVRKPISYEEDSD from the exons ATGACGGCCTTTTCCCGCCATATTTTTCAAAGCTCCCTCCAACGTGGACGCTTACTTCG ATATCTGAAGAGACAGAGCGTCAAGATGAGTACAGCTATGGAAAATGGAGCCGGCGACGGCAAACCGGGTGCTAAACAAAAGACCATTGAGGGtatttatcaaaagaaatCACAGTTGgaacatattttattgcgtCCGGACACCTATATTGGATCTGTGGAACCAGTAACGGAAATGATGTGGGTCTTTGACAAGGAAAAAGATATGATGGTTATGAaggatattaaatatgttcctggattatataaaatttttgatgagATTCTAGTAAATGCTGCTGATAACAAGCAACGCGATCCAAAGATGGATATGATCAAGATTGATATTGATTC TGAGAATAACACTATTTCTGTGTGGAACAATGGGAAAGGTATTCCTGTAGTAATACACAAAGAGGAGAACATGTATGTGCCTACCATGATATTTGGCCATCTTTTGACATCGTCAAATTATGATGATGAAGAGGAAAAGGTGACTGGTGGTAGAAATGGTTATGGCGccaaattatgtaatatttttagtcaTCGTTTTACTGTTGAGACAGCCACAAAGGAGTACAGGAAATGTTTGAAGCAA ACATGGGGCAACAATATGGGAAAAGCTAGTGAGCCTAGGATTAAGGAATACCATGGAGAAGATTTCACCAAGGTCACATTTTCGCCAGATTTGACAAAGTTTAAAATGCAATCTCTCGACAATGATATTGTAGCTCTAATGTCTCGAAGAGCATACGATGTAGCTGCGTCTTCAAAGGGCGTTAAGGTTTATCTGAATGGAAGCCGTATtccagtaaaaaattttaaggattatgttgatttttatattaaaggaaAGGAGGATGATGTTGGTAACCCATTGAAAATTGTATACGAAAATTGTGGTCCACGTTGGGAAGTGGCTCTTACTTTATCAGATAAAGGGTTTCAACAAATGTCATTTGTAAATAGTATCGCAACAACAAAG GGTGGCAGACACGTCGATCATGTGACCGAATTAATAGTTAAACAATTGATCGAAacattaaagaagaaaaataaggcTGGCGTAGCAATTAAGCCGTTTCAAATCAAGAATCACTTGTGGATTTTTATCAACTGTCTCATCAACAATCCGACATTTGACTCGCAAACCAAGGAAAACATGACTCTACAAGCGAGAAGTTTTGGTTCCAAATGCACGCTTACTGATAAGTTTATCGCTTCG ATCACGAAAATCGGTGTCGTGGAGGCAGTATTATCCTGGGCAAAATTTAAAGCCGATAGTCAGCTTGAGAAATTGGGCTCCAAGTCAAAACAAAGAAAACTTCATGGTATACCAAAGTTGGAGGACGCCAATGATGCAGGAACTGCAAAGTCATTGGAATGCACACTTATATTAACTGAGGGAGATTCAGCCAAAACAATGGCTGTATCCGGCATCGCTTCCATAGGCAGAGATAAATATGGCATATTTCCATTGAGAG GCAAAATGTTAAACGTCAGGGAGGCTACTCACAAACAAATTTTGGAGAATGCTGAgattaacaatttaatcaaaatccTTGGACTTcagtacaaaaagaaatacgaGACTCGAGatgatttaaaaacattacgCTATGGAAAGATGATGATTATGACTGATCAGGATCAG gatgGTTCACATATCAAAGGtctcttgattaattttatccaTCACAACTGGCCATCGTTATTGAAGCTAAATTTTGTTGAAGAATTTATTACGCCAATCGTGAAGGCTACTAAGGGTAGCCAAACTCTATCTTTCTTCTCGTTGCCAGAATTCGAGGCGTGGAAGAAAGACACAGAAAATTTTCACACGTATAAGATCAAATACTACAAAG GTTTGGGTACTTCCACTGCCAAAGAGGCGAAGGAGTACTTTGAAAATATGGCCAGACACAGAATACGCTTCCGATACGAGGGCGAAAGAGACGATCAAAACATTATCATGGCATTCAGTAAAAAATGCGTCGATCAACGTAAAGATTGGTTGATGAACCACATGAACGAGACAAAGAGACGAAAGGAGATTGGTCTTGGCGAACGTTATCTTTACGAAAAGGACACACGCACCGTCTCCTTTTCAGACTTTATCAATGTCGAACTGGTGCTGTACAGTAACTACGACAATGTGAGGTCCATACCAAATATGATCGATGGCTTTAAGCCGGGCCAGAGAAAAGTGATGTTCACCTGTTTAAAACGTAACGACAAACGTGAAGTAAAAGTGGCGCAATTGGCGGGCTCGGTCGCCGAACACTCAGCTTACCACCACGGCGAGACATCCTTGATGGCGACTATAATTAACCTTGCTCAAAATTTCGTCggcagtaataatattaatcttctACAGCCTATTGGTCAATTCGGTACGAGGCTCGCCGGAGGAAAGGACGCTGCCAGCCCGAGATATATTTTCACGATGCTCAG TCCACTAGCAAggtatatatttcacaaacaCGACGATGCCCTGTTGAAACACGAATACGATGATAATCAAAAGATCGAACCTGTCTATTACGTGCCTGTAATGCCTATGGTATTGGTGAACGGCGCCGACGGCATTGGCACCGGATGGATGACAAAGATTCCGAACTACAATCCTCGTGAAATTATCGAGAATCTACATAGGATGATGGAAGGCGCGGATCCGAAACCCATG tcaCCGTactacaaaaatttcaaaggcGTCGTGGAGAGTTGTGGCGATTATCGCTATGTTATAAGCGGGGAGATATCAGTGATCGGACCCGATAAACTAGAAATCACTGAACTTCCTATTGGTACATGGACACAAACCTATAAAGAAACTGTGTTGGAGCCCATGTTACACGGAACTGATAAAACGCCAGCTGTTATCAC GGATTACAAAGAGTACAACACTGATACGGCAGTGCACTTTATAGTAATCTTGAATCGTGACAAATTATTAGAGCTAGAGAGAGACGGTCTTCATAAAGCATTTAAACTCCAGACAACTATGACAATAACTTCTATG TGTGCGTTTGATGAAAAtctatgtttaaataaatacgacAGGGTGGTACAGATATTAAAAGGGTTTTATAAACTACGTCTGGAGATGTATCACAAAAGGAAAGATTATTTGGAAGGCATTTTAAAAGCGGAATCAGCCAAGTTGTCAAATCAGGCTCGCTTTATTCTCGAAAAATGCGATGGTACTCTAGTGATAgagaataagaagaaaaaagacatGATAGCGGAATTGGTCAGACGCAATTATGATTCGGATCCAGTGATAGTTTGGAAACTATCGCAAAATAGGGAGCAAGTATTA gAAGAAGTAGCAGGAGGAAACGATGACGAGAGTACTCCAACTGCGATAGCGATAGAAAAGGAGAATTTTGATTATCTTCTTGGAATGACAATGTGGAGTCTGACAAAGGAGAAGAAGGACGAGTTATTACGACAAAGGGATGAAAAGATAGGGGAATTAAAAAGACTGCAAGCCCGCACTCCAATCTCTTTATGGAAAGAGGATCTGGACAACTTGTTGGCTGAATTAAATAAG TTAGAAGAAAAGGAACTgaaggaagagaagaaaacaaaacaaaacgaaaaaaaaccGCCTTCGAGGTTCTATAAAAATGAAGATACTCGTCGCATAATTCCCGTCATTGATGTTGAACTAAAGAAGAAGATAGAAAAAGCAGACATCGTATCGAAGGATAAGAAGGAAGGCATAGTAAAGAAACCGAGG ataaaaaaagaggCAATCTCTGGGGAggagaaaaatgaatttgatgCGTTAGTCGATTCTAATTTCAAGCCCCTCGATCAGAGAATTGGAATGTCTCCCGAAAagttagaaaagaaaatagctGCAAAGAAAG GATTGAAGCAATCGACGTTGCAATTCAAGCCGATTAAGAAAGGAGCAAAGAAGAAATTCAATGACTCGGACGAGAGTGATAACAGCATCGATTTCGGCAGCATTTCGCCACTCCCACAGCGGTCATCTCGCAGAGCCGCAG CCAAGAAGGATTATACATATGAAGATTCGGACGATAACAGTCAGGACATCTTTGGCCCCTCTTCCGACTCCGAACAAGT GCCCAAGAAAAAAGATTCTGTTGTGGTACTAAGCGACTCTGACGATAACTTTAAGCCAAGCAAGAAACCGCCCCAACCAACAC CAACTTCGGAAGAACTATTCGATTCGTTAGTTGGCAATTCTTCTTTGGAGACAAGCCAACAAAAACCTGTATCCTCATCTGGAGAAGACTCTCCTGTAAAGTTTACACCACCTAAAAAag CACCTGCTAAGAAGAAAACCGAGAACGGTAAAGGAACGAAGAGGAAGGCaaagaaaaaatcaaaatcgTCCGATGACTCTGACTCGGAAGAGATATTTactaaacaaaatatt acgaaaaagaaaaagaagaaatctgATTCGGACGAAGACGCGCTAACGGATGATTCGCCATTACCGCCGCCACGCAAGGTTGTCGGTCGAGTTCGGAAGCCTATATCTTACGAAGAAGATTCAGATTGA
- the Top2 gene encoding DNA topoisomerase 2 isoform X1 has protein sequence MTAFSRHIFQSSLQRGRLLRYLKRQSVKMSTAMENGAGDGKPGAKQKTIEGIYQKKSQLEHILLRPDTYIGSVEPVTEMMWVFDKEKDMMVMKDIKYVPGLYKIFDEILVNAADNKQRDPKMDMIKIDIDSENNTISVWNNGKGIPVVIHKEENMYVPTMIFGHLLTSSNYDDEEEKVTGGRNGYGAKLCNIFSHRFTVETATKEYRKCLKQTWGNNMGKASEPRIKEYHGEDFTKVTFSPDLTKFKMQSLDNDIVALMSRRAYDVAASSKGVKVYLNGSRIPVKNFKDYVDFYIKGKEDDVGNPLKIVYENCGPRWEVALTLSDKGFQQMSFVNSIATTKGGRHVDHVTELIVKQLIETLKKKNKAGVAIKPFQIKNHLWIFINCLINNPTFDSQTKENMTLQARSFGSKCTLTDKFIASITKIGVVEAVLSWAKFKADSQLEKLGSKSKQRKLHGIPKLEDANDAGTAKSLECTLILTEGDSAKTMAVSGIASIGRDKYGIFPLRGKMLNVREATHKQILENAEINNLIKILGLQYKKKYETRDDLKTLRYGKMMIMTDQDQDGSHIKGLLINFIHHNWPSLLKLNFVEEFITPIVKATKGSQTLSFFSLPEFEAWKKDTENFHTYKIKYYKGLGTSTAKEAKEYFENMARHRIRFRYEGERDDQNIIMAFSKKCVDQRKDWLMNHMNETKRRKEIGLGERYLYEKDTRTVSFSDFINVELVLYSNYDNVRSIPNMIDGFKPGQRKVMFTCLKRNDKREVKVAQLAGSVAEHSAYHHGETSLMATIINLAQNFVGSNNINLLQPIGQFGTRLAGGKDAASPRYIFTMLSPLARYIFHKHDDALLKHEYDDNQKIEPVYYVPVMPMVLVNGADGIGTGWMTKIPNYNPREIIENLHRMMEGADPKPMSPYYKNFKGVVESCGDYRYVISGEISVIGPDKLEITELPIGTWTQTYKETVLEPMLHGTDKTPAVITDYKEYNTDTAVHFIVILNRDKLLELERDGLHKAFKLQTTMTITSMCAFDENLCLNKYDRVVQILKGFYKLRLEMYHKRKDYLEGILKAESAKLSNQARFILEKCDGTLVIENKKKKDMIAELVRRNYDSDPVIVWKLSQNREQVLEEVAGGNDDESTPTAIAIEKENFDYLLGMTMWSLTKEKKDELLRQRDEKIGELKRLQARTPISLWKEDLDNLLAELNKLEEKELKEEKKTKQNEKKPPSRFYKNEDTRRIIPVIDVELKKKIEKADIVSKDKKEGIVKKPRIKKEAISGEEKNEFDALVDSNFKPLDQRIGMSPEKLEKKIAAKKGLKQSTLQFKPIKKGAKKKFNDSDESDNSIDFGSISPLPQRSSRRAAAKKDYTYEDSDDNSQDIFGPSSDSEQVPKKKDSVVVLSDSDDNFKPSKKPPQPTPTSEELFDSLVGNSSLETSQQKPVSSSGEDSPVKFTPPKKAPAKKKTENGKGTKRKAKKKSKSSDDSDSEEIFTKQNIQTKKKKKKSDSDEDALTDDSPLPPPRKVVGRVRKPISYEEDSD, from the exons ATGACGGCCTTTTCCCGCCATATTTTTCAAAGCTCCCTCCAACGTGGACGCTTACTTCG ATATCTGAAGAGACAGAGCGTCAAGATGAGTACAGCTATGGAAAATGGAGCCGGCGACGGCAAACCGGGTGCTAAACAAAAGACCATTGAGGGtatttatcaaaagaaatCACAGTTGgaacatattttattgcgtCCGGACACCTATATTGGATCTGTGGAACCAGTAACGGAAATGATGTGGGTCTTTGACAAGGAAAAAGATATGATGGTTATGAaggatattaaatatgttcctggattatataaaatttttgatgagATTCTAGTAAATGCTGCTGATAACAAGCAACGCGATCCAAAGATGGATATGATCAAGATTGATATTGATTC TGAGAATAACACTATTTCTGTGTGGAACAATGGGAAAGGTATTCCTGTAGTAATACACAAAGAGGAGAACATGTATGTGCCTACCATGATATTTGGCCATCTTTTGACATCGTCAAATTATGATGATGAAGAGGAAAAGGTGACTGGTGGTAGAAATGGTTATGGCGccaaattatgtaatatttttagtcaTCGTTTTACTGTTGAGACAGCCACAAAGGAGTACAGGAAATGTTTGAAGCAA ACATGGGGCAACAATATGGGAAAAGCTAGTGAGCCTAGGATTAAGGAATACCATGGAGAAGATTTCACCAAGGTCACATTTTCGCCAGATTTGACAAAGTTTAAAATGCAATCTCTCGACAATGATATTGTAGCTCTAATGTCTCGAAGAGCATACGATGTAGCTGCGTCTTCAAAGGGCGTTAAGGTTTATCTGAATGGAAGCCGTATtccagtaaaaaattttaaggattatgttgatttttatattaaaggaaAGGAGGATGATGTTGGTAACCCATTGAAAATTGTATACGAAAATTGTGGTCCACGTTGGGAAGTGGCTCTTACTTTATCAGATAAAGGGTTTCAACAAATGTCATTTGTAAATAGTATCGCAACAACAAAG GGTGGCAGACACGTCGATCATGTGACCGAATTAATAGTTAAACAATTGATCGAAacattaaagaagaaaaataaggcTGGCGTAGCAATTAAGCCGTTTCAAATCAAGAATCACTTGTGGATTTTTATCAACTGTCTCATCAACAATCCGACATTTGACTCGCAAACCAAGGAAAACATGACTCTACAAGCGAGAAGTTTTGGTTCCAAATGCACGCTTACTGATAAGTTTATCGCTTCG ATCACGAAAATCGGTGTCGTGGAGGCAGTATTATCCTGGGCAAAATTTAAAGCCGATAGTCAGCTTGAGAAATTGGGCTCCAAGTCAAAACAAAGAAAACTTCATGGTATACCAAAGTTGGAGGACGCCAATGATGCAGGAACTGCAAAGTCATTGGAATGCACACTTATATTAACTGAGGGAGATTCAGCCAAAACAATGGCTGTATCCGGCATCGCTTCCATAGGCAGAGATAAATATGGCATATTTCCATTGAGAG GCAAAATGTTAAACGTCAGGGAGGCTACTCACAAACAAATTTTGGAGAATGCTGAgattaacaatttaatcaaaatccTTGGACTTcagtacaaaaagaaatacgaGACTCGAGatgatttaaaaacattacgCTATGGAAAGATGATGATTATGACTGATCAGGATCAG gatgGTTCACATATCAAAGGtctcttgattaattttatccaTCACAACTGGCCATCGTTATTGAAGCTAAATTTTGTTGAAGAATTTATTACGCCAATCGTGAAGGCTACTAAGGGTAGCCAAACTCTATCTTTCTTCTCGTTGCCAGAATTCGAGGCGTGGAAGAAAGACACAGAAAATTTTCACACGTATAAGATCAAATACTACAAAG GTTTGGGTACTTCCACTGCCAAAGAGGCGAAGGAGTACTTTGAAAATATGGCCAGACACAGAATACGCTTCCGATACGAGGGCGAAAGAGACGATCAAAACATTATCATGGCATTCAGTAAAAAATGCGTCGATCAACGTAAAGATTGGTTGATGAACCACATGAACGAGACAAAGAGACGAAAGGAGATTGGTCTTGGCGAACGTTATCTTTACGAAAAGGACACACGCACCGTCTCCTTTTCAGACTTTATCAATGTCGAACTGGTGCTGTACAGTAACTACGACAATGTGAGGTCCATACCAAATATGATCGATGGCTTTAAGCCGGGCCAGAGAAAAGTGATGTTCACCTGTTTAAAACGTAACGACAAACGTGAAGTAAAAGTGGCGCAATTGGCGGGCTCGGTCGCCGAACACTCAGCTTACCACCACGGCGAGACATCCTTGATGGCGACTATAATTAACCTTGCTCAAAATTTCGTCggcagtaataatattaatcttctACAGCCTATTGGTCAATTCGGTACGAGGCTCGCCGGAGGAAAGGACGCTGCCAGCCCGAGATATATTTTCACGATGCTCAG TCCACTAGCAAggtatatatttcacaaacaCGACGATGCCCTGTTGAAACACGAATACGATGATAATCAAAAGATCGAACCTGTCTATTACGTGCCTGTAATGCCTATGGTATTGGTGAACGGCGCCGACGGCATTGGCACCGGATGGATGACAAAGATTCCGAACTACAATCCTCGTGAAATTATCGAGAATCTACATAGGATGATGGAAGGCGCGGATCCGAAACCCATG tcaCCGTactacaaaaatttcaaaggcGTCGTGGAGAGTTGTGGCGATTATCGCTATGTTATAAGCGGGGAGATATCAGTGATCGGACCCGATAAACTAGAAATCACTGAACTTCCTATTGGTACATGGACACAAACCTATAAAGAAACTGTGTTGGAGCCCATGTTACACGGAACTGATAAAACGCCAGCTGTTATCAC GGATTACAAAGAGTACAACACTGATACGGCAGTGCACTTTATAGTAATCTTGAATCGTGACAAATTATTAGAGCTAGAGAGAGACGGTCTTCATAAAGCATTTAAACTCCAGACAACTATGACAATAACTTCTATG TGTGCGTTTGATGAAAAtctatgtttaaataaatacgacAGGGTGGTACAGATATTAAAAGGGTTTTATAAACTACGTCTGGAGATGTATCACAAAAGGAAAGATTATTTGGAAGGCATTTTAAAAGCGGAATCAGCCAAGTTGTCAAATCAGGCTCGCTTTATTCTCGAAAAATGCGATGGTACTCTAGTGATAgagaataagaagaaaaaagacatGATAGCGGAATTGGTCAGACGCAATTATGATTCGGATCCAGTGATAGTTTGGAAACTATCGCAAAATAGGGAGCAAGTATTA gAAGAAGTAGCAGGAGGAAACGATGACGAGAGTACTCCAACTGCGATAGCGATAGAAAAGGAGAATTTTGATTATCTTCTTGGAATGACAATGTGGAGTCTGACAAAGGAGAAGAAGGACGAGTTATTACGACAAAGGGATGAAAAGATAGGGGAATTAAAAAGACTGCAAGCCCGCACTCCAATCTCTTTATGGAAAGAGGATCTGGACAACTTGTTGGCTGAATTAAATAAG TTAGAAGAAAAGGAACTgaaggaagagaagaaaacaaaacaaaacgaaaaaaaaccGCCTTCGAGGTTCTATAAAAATGAAGATACTCGTCGCATAATTCCCGTCATTGATGTTGAACTAAAGAAGAAGATAGAAAAAGCAGACATCGTATCGAAGGATAAGAAGGAAGGCATAGTAAAGAAACCGAGG ataaaaaaagaggCAATCTCTGGGGAggagaaaaatgaatttgatgCGTTAGTCGATTCTAATTTCAAGCCCCTCGATCAGAGAATTGGAATGTCTCCCGAAAagttagaaaagaaaatagctGCAAAGAAAG GATTGAAGCAATCGACGTTGCAATTCAAGCCGATTAAGAAAGGAGCAAAGAAGAAATTCAATGACTCGGACGAGAGTGATAACAGCATCGATTTCGGCAGCATTTCGCCACTCCCACAGCGGTCATCTCGCAGAGCCGCAG CCAAGAAGGATTATACATATGAAGATTCGGACGATAACAGTCAGGACATCTTTGGCCCCTCTTCCGACTCCGAACAAGT GCCCAAGAAAAAAGATTCTGTTGTGGTACTAAGCGACTCTGACGATAACTTTAAGCCAAGCAAGAAACCGCCCCAACCAACAC CAACTTCGGAAGAACTATTCGATTCGTTAGTTGGCAATTCTTCTTTGGAGACAAGCCAACAAAAACCTGTATCCTCATCTGGAGAAGACTCTCCTGTAAAGTTTACACCACCTAAAAAag CACCTGCTAAGAAGAAAACCGAGAACGGTAAAGGAACGAAGAGGAAGGCaaagaaaaaatcaaaatcgTCCGATGACTCTGACTCGGAAGAGATATTTactaaacaaaatatt cagacgaaaaagaaaaagaagaaatctgATTCGGACGAAGACGCGCTAACGGATGATTCGCCATTACCGCCGCCACGCAAGGTTGTCGGTCGAGTTCGGAAGCCTATATCTTACGAAGAAGATTCAGATTGA